CTGGCGGGCCCAGGAAAACCCCATCACCCGTCCCCGGCCGGGTCACGCGGACCTCGTGGGTGCTCTGAAGTACGGATTCGACGATGTCCGGTACGCGCTCGAGCGCGCGAGCGCCCGGGAGACCGCGGCCCGGGTGGCAGGCGGCACCCTGGCCCGCCTGTTGCTGGAGCAGTTCGGAATTCGGGTCTTCAGCCACGTGATCTCCCTGGGCGAGGTCACCGTGCGGCACCTCCCGGATTCCTGGGAGGCCATCGCGCAGGCCGCGGAGACCAGTGAGGTGCGGTGCGCGGATGCGGAGGCCGCCGCCCGCATGCGGGAGGTGATTGACGAAGCGCGGGCCCGGGGGGACACCCTGGGCGGGGTCGTGGAGATCGTGGCCCTCGGGGTACCGCCGGGCCTGGGATCCTACGTGCACTGGGATCGGAGGCTCGATGGCCGCCTCGCGCAGGCGGTGATGAGCGTGCAGGCCATCAAGGGGGTTGCCATCGGCGACGCGTTTGCCGTCGCGGCCACTCCGGGCTCCCTGGCCCACGACGAAATCCACTACGACCCAGACCGCGGGTTCTACCGGGAGACGAACCGGGCCGGGGGACTTGAAGCAGGGGTCACGAACGGCATGCCCCTCGTGGTACGGGCAGCCATGAAACCCCTCGCCACCCTGCGCTCACCCCTCCACTCCGTGGACCTGCGCACCCTGGAGCCAAGCCCCGGGGCCGTGGTCCGCTCCGACGTCACCACGGTGCCCGCGGCCGGGGTGGTGTGCGAGGCCATGGTGTGCCTGGTGCTCGCGGACGCCCTCTGTGAGAAGTTCGGCCAGGATACCCTCCAGGAGATGCGGGAGGCCTACGACCGCTACCTCCGCCGCATCCGCTGGAGCCCCCGGTAGCCCATGCGGAACATCGCCCTCATCGGGTTCATGGGAAGCGGGAAGACCAGCGTGGGTCGGGAGCTCGCGCGCCGCCTGGGGTGGCCGTTCGTGGACACGGACGAGCTCGTGGAACGGCGGACAGGACGCTCTGTCCCGGAGATCTTTGTGCAGGACGGGGAGGCCGCCTTCCGGGCCCTGGAGCGGGAGGCGGTGCGGGAGGCGGCGCGTATGCGGCCCGCGGTCATCGCCTGCGGAGGCGGGGTGCCGATGGACTCCGCGAACGTACGGGAGCTGCGCCGCACCTGCCGCCTCGTGCTCCTGGAGGCCGATCTCGAGACGGTCCTGGCCCGGGTGGGAGGCGGCGAGCACCGGCCGCTCCTGCACGGAGATCCGGAGGGTCGGGCACGGCAGTTGCTCCTCGAGCGCGCGCCCCGCTACCGGGAGGTGGCGGATCTGGTGGTGGACACCTCGGGCCTTACGGTGACCGTGGCCGCGGAACGCATCCTCGAAGGGATTGCGAACCAGGAGCGCCACACCCTGGAGGTCGTCCTCCCGGACCATCGCTATCCCGTCCACGTGGGAGACGGGATCCTGCCGCTCGTGGCCCTGGACCTGCTTCGGACCGGGGTGCGCCGGGCGGCCCTCGTGACCCACCCCCATCTCTTGCGGCGCTACGGCGAGGGGCTCGTGGCGTCCCTCCGGGCCTGGGGGATGGAGCTATACCCGGTTCCCGTGCCCTCCGGGGAGCGCAGCAAGACCCTCTCCGCCGCCCGCCGGGTGTACGAGGCCATGGCCGCCGCCCGGCTGGACCGGGCCTCCGGCCTCCTCGCCTTGGGCGGAGGGGTGGTGGGGGACCTCGGGGGGTTCGTGGCCGCCACGTACATGCGCGGGATTCCGCTTTTCCTCCTCCCCACCACCCTCCTCGCGCAGGTGGACGCCAGCATCGGCGGGAAGACCGCCCTGAACCTCACCGCCCGAAACCTCATCGGGGCGTTCTGGCAACCCGTGGCGGTGCTGTCGGACGTGGCCACGCTGCGCTCCCTTCCCCGACGGGAGCTGCGGGCAGGTTTGGCGGAGGCCATCAAGCACGCGGCCATCGCGGACGGGGAACTTTTCGCGTGGCTGGAGGGACATCTGCCGGAAGTCCTCCGGCGGAATCCGGAAACCCTGGCGGAGCTCGTGACCCGCAACGTGGCCATCAAGGCCCGGTTCGTCACCGCGGATGAGCGGGAGACGGCCGGGGCCCGGGAGGCCCTCAACTTCGGACACACGGTGGCCCACGCCCTGGAGGCCGCCCTGGAGTACCGGATCTCCCACGGGGAGGCGGTGGCCCAGGGCATGGTGGTGGAAGCACGGCTTGCGGTGCGGCTCGGTCTGCTCGGGGACGAAGAAGCGGCCCGGCTGGAAGCGCTCATCGCGCGGGTCGGTTTACCGACCCGCCTGCCGCCCATCGCCGTCGACGACCTCCTGGACCGGATGTTCCTGGACAAGAAGGTGCGGCACGGCCGGCTGCGGTTCGCGCTTCTCGAGGGCATCGGCCGGGTGCGGACGGGGGTAGCCGTGGAGCCCGAACTCGTGCGGGAGACCCTCCAGGAGCTCCGGAGATGAAAATCCTCGTGCTCTCGGGGCCGAACCTGAACCTGCTTGGGGAGCGGGAGCCGGAGGTCTACGGGGCCACGCCCCTCGCGGAAATCCACGAGCGGGTGCGCCGGCGGGCGGAGGAGTTGGGGGTGGAGGTGCAATTTCTGCAGTCCAACCACGAGGGAGAACTCCTCGACGCCCTCCACGCGGCCCGGAGGGACTGCGCCGCGGTGGTTCTGAATCCCGGAGCCTTTGCCCACACCTCCGTGGCCCTCCGGGACGCCATCGCAGCCCTCCGGATCCCCGTGGTCGAAGTTCACCTCACGAACGTCTACGCGCGGCAGGCCGAACCCTTCCGCCGGCGGCTGGTGCTGGCTCCCGTGGTCCGGGGGGTCATCATGGGGTTCGGGCCGGAGAGCTACATCCTGGGACTGGAGGCGGCGGTGCGGCTTGCGCGCGAACAGGAGGGAAGCCGGTGATGGTGCGAGGGATCCGCGGGGCCATCCGGGTGGAAGCCAACACCGCGGAAGCCATCCTCGATGCGTCCCGTCGGTTGCTCCAGGAGATGATCCGAGCCAACGCGGTCGCGCCGGAGGACATCGCCGCGGTGATCTTCACCTGTACCCCGGACCTCAACGCCACCTTCCCCGCGGAGGCCGCGCGCGGCCTGGGGTGGAACCGGGTGCCGCTGCTGTGCGCCCAGGAGATGGGCGTGCCCGGGGCCATGACCCGGGTATTGCGGGTTCTCATGCTGGTCAACACCACCCTTGCCCAAGAGGAGATCATTCACGTCTACCTGGGAGAGGCCGAGAATCTGCGGCCCGACCTCAACAGCGCCCAGTGATGTCCGAGCTCGTGATCCGCCCCGCCCGTCCGCGCGGCCGCCTCCGACCGCCCCCCGACAAGTCCATCTCCCACCGGGCGGCCCTCCTGGGCGCCATCGCTTCCGGCACCACCAGGGCCCGGAGGTTTCTCGTGGCCGCGGACACCCTGTCCACCGTGCATTGCCTGCGGGCCCTCGGGGTAGAAGCAGAACTGCAAGGGGACACCCTCACCGTGCGCGGGCGCGGGATTCGGGGGTTTCGGCCGCCTGAAGGCGTTCTGGATGTGGGCAACTCCGGCACCACCATCCGCCTGCTGTGCGGGCTTCTGGCGCAGCACGCCTTTGAGGCCACCCTCGACGGAGACGACTCCATCCGCCGCCGGCCCATGGACCGGGTGATCCAACCCCTCCGGGAGATGGGCGCGTGGTTCGAGGCGCGGATGGACCGGTTTGTCCCCCTCCGGGTGAGGGGCGGAGCGTTGCGGCCCATCCGGTACTCCCTCCCCGTGGCCAGCGCCCAGGTCAAATCGGCCATCCTGCTTGCAGGCCTTGCCGCGGAGGGGAAGACCACGGTCATCGAGCCCCAGGCCTCCCGGGATCACACGGAGCGCCTGCTGGGGGCCATGGGCGTACCCGTGGAGGAAGACGGACAAGGGGTCTCGGTGGTGGGCCCTGCCCAGCCCCGGGCCGTGGAGCTGGCCGTGCCTGGAGACCTCTCCTCCGCGGCCTTCTTCCTGGTGGCGGCCGCGGCCCGGCCCGGCTCCGAGCTCGTCGTGGAGGATGTGGGCCTCAATCCCACCCGCACCGGGATCCTGGAGGTCCTGCGCGCCATGGGCGCGCACCTGGGGATCACCGACCTGCGGGAGGAGGGAGGAGAGCCCGTGGGGACCGTGGTGGTGCGGGGAGGCGAGCTGCAGGGCGTCGAGATCCGGGGCGAGATCATCCCCCGGCTCATTGACGAGATTCCGGCCCTCGCGGTGGCCGCGGCGGTGGCGGAGGGAGAGACGGTGATCCGGGATGCCGCGGAGCTGCGGGTGAAGGAATCCGACCGCATCCGCGCTCTCGTCTCTAACCTGCGGGCCGTGGGCGTCCACGCGGAAGAGCTCCCGGACGGTCTTCGCATCCGTGGGAGTCGGATCCGGGGCGGCGTGGTGGACTCCTTCGGGGACCACCGCATCGCCATGGCCTTCGCGGTGGCGGGCCTCCTCTCCGAGGAAGGGGTCGTCGTCCGGGACACCGCCTGCATCGCCACCAGCTTCCCCGAATTCGGGCGGGTGCTGAGGTCCCTGTGCGGGAGGTGAGGGAAGGCCGCGTCCCGGCAGGAGGCGTACCGGTCCGGTTCCTGGAGGCCGGCTCGGGTCCGCCCGTCGTCCTCCTGCACGGGGCGGACGTGGGGAGCGCAGACCTCACCTGGCGGCCTACCGTCCCTGTCCTCGCCGAACGCTTCCACGTGATCGCCCCGGACCTCCCCGGCCACGGTCACACCCCGCCGCTTCCTCGTCCGCCTGCCACCGAGGCTTACGTCCGGTGGCTTGGGGCCTTCGTGGATGTCCTGAGACTGGACCGGTTCTCCCTCGTGGGGCTCTCCCTGGGCGGCGCCGTCTCCCTCGGGTTCGCGCTGCAAAACCCGGATCGGGTGAGCCGGCTCGTGCTGGTGGCCAGTTACGGTCTCATGCGTCGGGTGCCCCTCCACGCCCTCGCCCACCGCCTCGTGCGTATCCCACCCCTCCCCTCCCTCCTCGCCCGCCTGCGGTCCTCCGCTCACCCCTTCCCTCTCCGCATCGCCCTCCGGTGGATCGTGGGAGACCCGCGGACCCTCACTCCGGATCTTCTGCAGGAGGTCGCCGGGGCGGTTCGGGCGCGGGGGCGAAAGAACCTGTTTTACGCGTGGCTCGCCACGGAGCTGAACCGGAAGACCGTGCGCACCTGTTACCTGGACCGGCTGCCCGAACTCCGCGCTCCCACCCTCCTCCTCCACGGCGACCGGGACCGGCTGGTGCCGGTGGGATGGGCCCGGGAGGCGGCCCGCCGGATCCCCCACGCACGCCTCGTGGTCTTCCCGGGGTGCGGGCACTGGGTGCCCCGGGAGCGACCGGAGGAATTCCACCGGGAGCTCCTGGCGTTTTTAGCAGACCAAAACGGGGCAGGAAGGCGGGAGAGCTCCCTCAGAGCCTGAATCCGATGCCCCCGTCCACTCAGGAATCCCTCTTCGAGGACCGGCCTCCGGCCCGCCCGATCCGGTTGGGGCGGGCTGAGGTCTACGTGGGTACGTGCTCCTGGGCCGACCCCCACTTCGTGCGGGAAGGTGACTTCTACCCCCGCAGGGTGCGTGCCAAGCCGGATCTCCGGTTGCGGTACTACGCCTCCGTGTTCCCCACCGTGGAACTGGACGCCACCCACTACGCCCTGCTCCCCCCGGACCTCGCCCGCCGCTACGCCCAGTGGACCCCGGAAGGGTTCTTGCTGCACGTGAAGGCCTTCGGGCTCCTGACCGGCCACGACGTGGATCCCCGACGGCTTCCGCCCCACATCCGGACCTTTCTCCCCGAAGAGATCCTCCGCAAGCCCCGGGTGGGCCGGGAGGAGGTTCCGGAGGAAGCCCAGACCCTGTGCTGGGAAGCGTTTCTGGAGTTCCTGCGGGTCCTGCGGGAAGATGGTCGGCTCGGATACGTGCTCTTCCAGTTCCCTCGATGGACGACCTTCTCCGCGAGGGCCCTACAGGAGCTGGAGCACATCCGGGCCGTGCTGCCGGGGTACCGGGTGGCGGTGGAGTTCCGGCACCGCTCCTGGCTGGCCCCCCAAAACCGCGAGAAAACCCTGGATGCCCTTCGATCTCTGGACCTTATCTACACGGTGCCGGACGAGCCGCAGCTCCCCTGGACCGTGCCGCCGGAGGTGGCGGTGACCTCCAACTGGTCCGTGGTGCGGTTCCACGGCCGTAACGCCGCGGCCTGGAGCCGACGAGGAGCCACGACCCTGGAGGTCTACGACTATCTCTACTCCGAGGAGGAGCTGTGGCCGTGGGCCCGGAAGGTTCGATCCCTCGCCCGGGAGGTGGACCGCTTGTTTCTCATGTTCAACAACCACGTGCGGGGCAGCAGCGCCAAGAACGCCCGGATGCTCCTGGGGCTTTTGCAGGAACCGTGAACCGGTCCCACCTCGGCCGCGTACACTGGAAGGGAAACCCTTCGGAGGGGACGTCATGGGGAAGCGCACGGCTGTCGTCCTGGTCCTGTGTCTTGCCCTCGCCGCGGGGGGGACGCTCGCCTACGCCCAGGACATCATCTCCCTCGTCAAGGTCATCGGGATCGGGGCCGCGGTGCGGATGTTCGGCCCGCAGATCAACGACTTCATCAACAACCTCCTGCTCTCCCGGGACGCCGCCACGCGTCAGACCACGAAGGTGGTCCCCATCCTCAGCGTCTCCATCGGCATCAACAACCCGGGCCGGGCCGCCATCGGCGCCGCTCAGGTGGCGGGGCCGGCCGCCGCGGTCCAGCGGGTGCAGGCGGTGGCCGCCCTGGACGCCAACTACCGGGGGGTGTTCCAGATCCGGGCCCTCATCCCTGTGGATAGCCTGGAGCCCTGGCGGAGCCTCCGGCGGGTGGTGGGGGTAGGCGTCTCCGCCATCATCGACATCCAGATCTAGGGCGGTGGAGCGGGCGCTGCCGGGCCTCCCGGACGTCCAGGACGCGGCCCGCCGGATCGAGGGGTGGGTGGTACGTACACCGGTTGTGCGTCCGTGGGCCGCGGAGTTCCCGCTCTTCCTCAAGCTGGAATCCCTGCAGGTCACGGGGTCCTTCAAGCCGCGGGGGGCATTCAACCACATCCTCCGGAACTCAGAAGCGTGCGCGGGCGGGGTGATTACCGCCAGCAGCGGAAACCACGGGCAGGCGGTGGCATATGCGGCCCGGAAGCTGGGGTTGCGGTGCGTGGTGGTGGTCCCCGAAGACGTGGTGGCTGCCAAGCTGCACGTGATGGAGCGCTTGGGGGCCGAGGTGATCCGGTGCGGCCACACCACCGCGGAGCGCATCGGTCTCGCCCTGCGGCTCGCGGAGGAACGGGGTCTGCACTACGTCCCGCCCTTCGACGATCCCGAGGTGATCGCGGGCCAGGGGACGATCGGGCTGGAGATCCTGGACCAGTGCCCGGAGGTCAGGACGGTGTACGTGCCCTGCGGTGGCGGTGGCCTCATCTCCGGGATCGCGGTGGCGATAAAGGCCCTGAACCCCGAGGTGCGCCTTGTGGGGGTGGAGCCCGAAGGGGCAGCCTGCTTTTTTGCCTCCTGGCGGGCCGGAAGACGGGTGCAGCTGGGGCGGGCGGAGACAGTGGCCGACGGGCTTCGGGCCGTGGAGCCCGGGCAGCTCCCGTGGGAGATCGCCTCCCGGCTCGTGGACGCCTTTACCACGGTCACCGAGCCCGAGATCCTCTCCGCCATGCGCTGGCTGCTGCTGGAAGCAAAGGTTGTGGCGGAACCCTCTGGCGCGGTCTCCGTGGCCGCGGCCCTCCGGGAGGCCCCCCAGAACCCCTCCGCAGCCGTGGTGAGCGGCGGGAACCTAGAGCCTGTCCTGCTCTCTTCCCTCCTGACCCCTTAAGGCACACATCTGTTCGCGTACCGGCGTACGCCCAGATTCTCCGGCTCATTTTCAGGCTTGACATGCGAATATATGTTCGCTATCCTCTCGGGCAGGAGGTGCCTATGAAGACCCTCAGCCGGCGCCAGCGGGAGGTTCTGGAGTTCGTGACCAGGTGCATCCGGGAGCGGGGAGTGGTCCCGTCTGTGCGGGAGGTGGCCGAGCACCTGGGGCTGCGGTCCTCCGCCACGGCCCAGCGCCACCTCCGGGCCCTGGTGGAGAAGGGCTACCTGCGCAGGATCCCCCGCCGGATGCGAGGCCTGGAACTCGTACACCCGGGAGGCGTCCGCGAGGTGGTTCACCTGCCCCTCCTGGGCCGGGTGGCCGCGGGCCGGGGAGCCGTGGCGGAGGAGGTCGTCGAGGAGTTCCTCCCCGTGCCGAGGCATCTCGGCTGGCAGGAGGGATGCTTCCTCCTCCGGGTTCGGGGGGACAGCATGGTCGGGGCCGGGATCTTCGAGGGAGATCTCGTGGTCGTGCGCCGTCAGCAGACTGCCCTCCCCGGAGACCTCGTGGTGGCCCTGGTGGGAGAAGAGGCCACGGTGAAGCGGCTCGGAAACGAGGCCGGGCAGTTCGTCCTCTACGCGGAGAACCCCGCCTACCCTCCCATCCGGGAAGCCTTCCAGATCGTGGGCAAGGTGGTGGGGCTGCTGCGGCGGTACCCGGAGGTGCGGTCATGACGGCACCGGTTCGGAGCGTCCGGCGTGGCCTCGACCTGTGGTCCCTGTGGTGCGACGACCGCCGCGGCGTGAGGTTCAAGGTGGGCTTAATCGGCCTGCTGTTCGCCCTTGGACTCCTGCTGGAGAGGTGGCTGTGAGGAGATGGAGGCATACCGGGTGCATGTGCTCGTGAGCGCCGCAGAGCGAGAGGGCCGGTTCGCCTACGGCATCGTGATCCGCTCGGGCCGGGGCCGCGTCCTGCGCCAGCTGGGCCGCGCGGTAGAAGGCGACGACGTGCGCGGGGTGCTGCTGCGGGCCGTGCTGCGGGCCCTGTGGATCGCCCGCCGCTACGGCCGCACGATCCGCGTGGCCCTGGATCACCCGGAGGTGGTGCGGTGGCTATCGCACGCGGAGGAGGTCGCCCCTCAGTTCCTGGGCACCTACCTCCAGATCCGCGCCCTCGTGCACACCTACCGCCGGGTGGACGTGGGAGTTGCGAGCGAGGAAGAGCGGAGCCGTAGTCAGCGGGTCGCCCGCCACTTCCTGGGAGAGCCCACCCGCCCCGCGGATTCTCCCCTCTGGACCGGTTCCTGCGCCTCCATCGCGTAAGGGACCAGCCGATCCGTCACCGTCGTCGACCCCCTGTGGCGTCGCCCGTACGCCCGGCGCCTCCCGACCGCGTTTGGGAGACCGGGCAGGCCTACCCCTAGGCCTCCTCGAGCCGGCACCCCGCGGGACAGGTCCTCCGGGACCCTGGCCGCCTGTTGGGGCAAACCCCGGAAGCGTTTCCTACTGTGGTTGGGAACCCCTTCCGATGCTGAGCCGGAGGCCCCCGCCTAGGTTGGTGTTGATGGGTACGTGGCACCGGGTTTGCTTAACCCGATCCCGGGAACTTAAACCCGGGCACGGGTCCTGCCCCGCTGAAGCAGGTTCGGGGTGCGCCGGGCAGGAACCTGAGGCGCCGCGGCGTATGGGGGAGGCAGAAGGACGGCGGTACGATGCGCCTTGCAATTCGTCTCCATCCGGAAGTGGCCGGCACCCGGCTCCCCGTACACTACAACGAGTACGTCCAGGCCCTGATCTACACCCACCTCGACCAGCACTTGGCCCGGACCCTGCACGAGGAGGGTATTGCCGAGGGCAAGCGTCACCTGAAGCTCTTCACCTTCTCGCGCCTGCTGGGGCCGTGTCGGGTGCGGGGAGGTTGGCTTGAGCCGCTGGGCTCCCTGCGTCTCGTGGTGGCCTCCCCCATGATTCCCTTCCTGGAGTCCTTTGCCTTCCACCTCGTCACCAACTCCGACCTGCGCCTGGGCCCGGCCCGCTTTACCGTGGAGGCCGTGGAGGTAGAGCTCCAGCAACCCTACCGGCGCCCCGTGCTGCTGCGGGCTCTCTCGCCCATCGTGGTCTACAGCACCCTCCAGACCGCCGACGGCCGCAAGAAGACCTACTACTACGCGCCCCAGGAGCCCGAGTTCGAGCGCCTGGTGCTTTCAAACCTCCGCCGCAAGGTGCGCGCTTGGACCGGGGAGGACCTCCCCGAAGACGGCGCCTCCTTCCGGCCCGTGCGGGTCGATGCCCGGAACCAGCACATCGTGCTCTACAAGGGCACCGTGATCAAGGGCTGGACTGGGGTCTACGAACTCTCCGCCCCCGAACCCTACTTCCGCATGGCTTTGGATGCAGGGCTTGGGTCCAAGAACAGCCAGGGGTTTGGGTGCGTGGAGGTGTGGGAGCCGGCGGAGCGAAGGCGCCGATCGTGAGCTCGCAGGAGGTCCAAGATGAACCCTCAGCAGTTGCTCCAGGCGTTCCGGGAGGAATTCGCCGAGCTTCTCCTCCGTGCGGACTACCTCCTTGCAGACACCCGCATCCCCTGGGTATCCCTCTACGACCACCTAGCGCTCACGGCCG
This sequence is a window from Armatimonadota bacterium. Protein-coding genes within it:
- the aroQ gene encoding type II 3-dehydroquinate dehydratase — protein: MKILVLSGPNLNLLGEREPEVYGATPLAEIHERVRRRAEELGVEVQFLQSNHEGELLDALHAARRDCAAVVLNPGAFAHTSVALRDAIAALRIPVVEVHLTNVYARQAEPFRRRLVLAPVVRGVIMGFGPESYILGLEAAVRLAREQEGSR
- a CDS encoding threonine/serine dehydratase, with the protein product MERALPGLPDVQDAARRIEGWVVRTPVVRPWAAEFPLFLKLESLQVTGSFKPRGAFNHILRNSEACAGGVITASSGNHGQAVAYAARKLGLRCVVVVPEDVVAAKLHVMERLGAEVIRCGHTTAERIGLALRLAEERGLHYVPPFDDPEVIAGQGTIGLEILDQCPEVRTVYVPCGGGGLISGIAVAIKALNPEVRLVGVEPEGAACFFASWRAGRRVQLGRAETVADGLRAVEPGQLPWEIASRLVDAFTTVTEPEILSAMRWLLLEAKVVAEPSGAVSVAAALREAPQNPSAAVVSGGNLEPVLLSSLLTP
- the aroA gene encoding 3-phosphoshikimate 1-carboxyvinyltransferase, yielding MSELVIRPARPRGRLRPPPDKSISHRAALLGAIASGTTRARRFLVAADTLSTVHCLRALGVEAELQGDTLTVRGRGIRGFRPPEGVLDVGNSGTTIRLLCGLLAQHAFEATLDGDDSIRRRPMDRVIQPLREMGAWFEARMDRFVPLRVRGGALRPIRYSLPVASAQVKSAILLAGLAAEGKTTVIEPQASRDHTERLLGAMGVPVEEDGQGVSVVGPAQPRAVELAVPGDLSSAAFFLVAAAARPGSELVVEDVGLNPTRTGILEVLRAMGAHLGITDLREEGGEPVGTVVVRGGELQGVEIRGEIIPRLIDEIPALAVAAAVAEGETVIRDAAELRVKESDRIRALVSNLRAVGVHAEELPDGLRIRGSRIRGGVVDSFGDHRIAMAFAVAGLLSEEGVVVRDTACIATSFPEFGRVLRSLCGR
- the aroH gene encoding chorismate mutase, producing the protein MVRGIRGAIRVEANTAEAILDASRRLLQEMIRANAVAPEDIAAVIFTCTPDLNATFPAEAARGLGWNRVPLLCAQEMGVPGAMTRVLRVLMLVNTTLAQEEIIHVYLGEAENLRPDLNSAQ
- the lexA gene encoding transcriptional repressor LexA codes for the protein MKTLSRRQREVLEFVTRCIRERGVVPSVREVAEHLGLRSSATAQRHLRALVEKGYLRRIPRRMRGLELVHPGGVREVVHLPLLGRVAAGRGAVAEEVVEEFLPVPRHLGWQEGCFLLRVRGDSMVGAGIFEGDLVVVRRQQTALPGDLVVALVGEEATVKRLGNEAGQFVLYAENPAYPPIREAFQIVGKVVGLLRRYPEVRS
- the aroC gene encoding chorismate synthase gives rise to the protein MRLVTAGESHGRGLVAVVEGLPAGLPVDVSAIDHQLARRQAGYGRGGRMQIEHDRAEILSGVLDGHTIGAPVAVLVWNRDWRAQENPITRPRPGHADLVGALKYGFDDVRYALERASARETAARVAGGTLARLLLEQFGIRVFSHVISLGEVTVRHLPDSWEAIAQAAETSEVRCADAEAAARMREVIDEARARGDTLGGVVEIVALGVPPGLGSYVHWDRRLDGRLAQAVMSVQAIKGVAIGDAFAVAATPGSLAHDEIHYDPDRGFYRETNRAGGLEAGVTNGMPLVVRAAMKPLATLRSPLHSVDLRTLEPSPGAVVRSDVTTVPAAGVVCEAMVCLVLADALCEKFGQDTLQEMREAYDRYLRRIRWSPR
- the aroB gene encoding 3-dehydroquinate synthase yields the protein MRNIALIGFMGSGKTSVGRELARRLGWPFVDTDELVERRTGRSVPEIFVQDGEAAFRALEREAVREAARMRPAVIACGGGVPMDSANVRELRRTCRLVLLEADLETVLARVGGGEHRPLLHGDPEGRARQLLLERAPRYREVADLVVDTSGLTVTVAAERILEGIANQERHTLEVVLPDHRYPVHVGDGILPLVALDLLRTGVRRAALVTHPHLLRRYGEGLVASLRAWGMELYPVPVPSGERSKTLSAARRVYEAMAAARLDRASGLLALGGGVVGDLGGFVAATYMRGIPLFLLPTTLLAQVDASIGGKTALNLTARNLIGAFWQPVAVLSDVATLRSLPRRELRAGLAEAIKHAAIADGELFAWLEGHLPEVLRRNPETLAELVTRNVAIKARFVTADERETAGAREALNFGHTVAHALEAALEYRISHGEAVAQGMVVEARLAVRLGLLGDEEAARLEALIARVGLPTRLPPIAVDDLLDRMFLDKKVRHGRLRFALLEGIGRVRTGVAVEPELVRETLQELRR
- the cas6 gene encoding CRISPR-associated endoribonuclease Cas6 — translated: MRLAIRLHPEVAGTRLPVHYNEYVQALIYTHLDQHLARTLHEEGIAEGKRHLKLFTFSRLLGPCRVRGGWLEPLGSLRLVVASPMIPFLESFAFHLVTNSDLRLGPARFTVEAVEVELQQPYRRPVLLRALSPIVVYSTLQTADGRKKTYYYAPQEPEFERLVLSNLRRKVRAWTGEDLPEDGASFRPVRVDARNQHIVLYKGTVIKGWTGVYELSAPEPYFRMALDAGLGSKNSQGFGCVEVWEPAERRRRS
- a CDS encoding alpha/beta fold hydrolase, which gives rise to MREVREGRVPAGGVPVRFLEAGSGPPVVLLHGADVGSADLTWRPTVPVLAERFHVIAPDLPGHGHTPPLPRPPATEAYVRWLGAFVDVLRLDRFSLVGLSLGGAVSLGFALQNPDRVSRLVLVASYGLMRRVPLHALAHRLVRIPPLPSLLARLRSSAHPFPLRIALRWIVGDPRTLTPDLLQEVAGAVRARGRKNLFYAWLATELNRKTVRTCYLDRLPELRAPTLLLHGDRDRLVPVGWAREAARRIPHARLVVFPGCGHWVPRERPEEFHRELLAFLADQNGAGRRESSLRA
- a CDS encoding DUF72 domain-containing protein, whose amino-acid sequence is MPPSTQESLFEDRPPARPIRLGRAEVYVGTCSWADPHFVREGDFYPRRVRAKPDLRLRYYASVFPTVELDATHYALLPPDLARRYAQWTPEGFLLHVKAFGLLTGHDVDPRRLPPHIRTFLPEEILRKPRVGREEVPEEAQTLCWEAFLEFLRVLREDGRLGYVLFQFPRWTTFSARALQELEHIRAVLPGYRVAVEFRHRSWLAPQNREKTLDALRSLDLIYTVPDEPQLPWTVPPEVAVTSNWSVVRFHGRNAAAWSRRGATTLEVYDYLYSEEELWPWARKVRSLAREVDRLFLMFNNHVRGSSAKNARMLLGLLQEP